In Penaeus chinensis breed Huanghai No. 1 chromosome 11, ASM1920278v2, whole genome shotgun sequence, a genomic segment contains:
- the LOC125030491 gene encoding integumentary mucin C.1-like, translating to MNAIERESRCERELLEAIELLNIKGEDNNNEIEASLPTVQPFLDKDSVLEHILNLTNHATEPTGTMRALVVFGVMSVAGFGSPVLLMGTHRHVALPSTSVAFQRIGATSEGKCTDHCAREPVCTAYTVQKEGDEFNCYFATTEIDDALLLPDTSAFTHYKMGKPALAATATTTSNTTGNPTSTVTATTTSNTTGNQTSTVTTTATTTTTSTTTTTSTTTTTSTTPTTSAIVSRLFVTNHTTRGDYELQNQTCHSENGEPAILRTQAMVDQLLQLYGNRIDMWGIWVTLRRSTNGPVWPDSTLLSDTDVTHKLGSRSVSSGDCFRIANNDFYSKSCDGERPVVCIRLS from the exons ATGAACGCCATCGAGCGCGAGAGCAGGTGTGAACGCGAACTTCTTGAAGCTATCGAACTTCT TAATATTAagggtgaagataataataatgaaatagaggCCTCCTTACCTACCGTCCAACCTTTCCTAGACAAAGACAGCGTCCTCGAACACATATTGAATCTAACCAACCATGCAACAGAG CCCACAGGTACAATGCGCGCCCTAGTGGTCTTCGGGGTAATGTCGGTGGCAGGATTTGGCTCTCCTGTCCTTCTGATGGGCACTCACAGGCACGTGGCACTCCCAAGTACCTCCGTGGCTTTTCAGCGAATTGGGGCAACGTCAGAAG GAAAATGTACAGATCACTGTGCCCGCGAACCAGTTTGTACGGCCTACACAGTgcagaaggaaggag ATGAGTTCAACTGTTACTTCGCAACAACGGAAATAGATGATGCCCTTCTTCTGCCTGACACGTCTGCCTTCACTCACTACAAAATGG GAAAACCAGCTTTGgctgcaacagcaacaacaacttcaAATACAACCGGAAACCCAACGTCGactgtaacagcaacaacaacttcaAATACAACCGGAAACCAAACGTCgactgtaacaacaacagcaacaacaacaacaacttcaacaacaacaacaacttcaacaacaacaacaacttcaacaacaccaACCACCTCAGCTATAG TCTCAAGATTGTTTGTCACCAACCATACCACAAGAGGTGATTATGAATTGCAAAATCAAACGTGTCATAGTGAAAACGGAGAGCCAGCCATACTGAGGACACAGGCAATGGTAGATCAGCTGCTGCAACTGTATGGTAATC GAATAGATATGTGGGGCATTTGGGTAACACTTAGGAGATCTACCAACGGACCCGTCTGGCCCGACAGTACACTGCTATCGGATACAGATGTCACCCACAAGCTG GGTTCTCGATCGGTTTCCAGTGGAGACTGTTTTCGCATCGCCAATAATGACTTCTACTCAAAATCGTGTGACGGAGAACGACCAGTTGTTTGCATAAGGCTGTCTTGA